A stretch of DNA from Methanolinea mesophila:
CCGGGCGGTGATCTGGCCCACGGTGGCTGCTTCGTTATCCTGGAACAGGACCCTTGCGGTGTAGTATTCCCGGCTCTTCATGACCGGTGCCTGCTCCACGTCGTTCTGAATGTAGGAGGTGCACCCCCAGGGGTTGTCGTCGAGGATTCCCTGGACGATCCCGTTAAAGGCGTTCACATCTGCGATCGGTGCCGCCAGTTCACGAACGGCGGTCTTCTGGTTATTGGTCTGGACAAAATTTGCCATTTTTTTACCTACTGCCTCTTTTGGAGGCACATACCAGGTAAGCAGGGGATATCAAGGGGTTTCTCCGGGGTGGAGAAACGGATGGCTCTATGACGCGGGATTTTTGAACCCGGGACAACGATGGGGAGGAAAATGAAAAAGATGGAAAATATCGAAATTTTCCACTCTTGTAGAGTGAAAATTTGAACCGGCAATGAAAGACCTGGCTGCCAAAAAGGTCGTTATTGATACCCTTGTACTGTCACCCCGCCGCTGGCGGCGCCCTCATGGGATAGTCCATGGCCGGTCGAATGCAGTGAACCGCACGTTACGAACACATTGTGAAAATAAACCAAAAATAATTAATATTTTAGCTTTCACTTCTATTAACAAGTAATAGTGATTACCATGATTCCGCAACCATACGAAGTGGTGGAGCGAACGGTGAAATCAAGGGGCAAAGCGGGGTAGGTGTACCTCCCGAAGGAGTGGACCGGAAAACGGGTCCGGATCCTCCTC
This window harbors:
- a CDS encoding DUF2080 family transposase-associated protein, with amino-acid sequence MYLPKEWTGKRVRILLLDPLDIEEKELPAE